One Hordeum vulgare subsp. vulgare chromosome 4H, MorexV3_pseudomolecules_assembly, whole genome shotgun sequence DNA window includes the following coding sequences:
- the LOC123448091 gene encoding obtusifoliol 14-alpha demethylase: MDLLADAQPQWLLAGAALLLATVAFLRVLLGSGRGGRRAPPTIPCAPVVGGLLRFLRGPIPLIRAEYARLGPVFTVPILTRRITFLIGPDVSAHFFKSSESDMSQQEVYRFNVPTFGPGVVFDVDYQVRQEQFRFFTEALRANKLRSYVDQMVAEAEEYFSKWGESGTVDLKYELEHLIILTASRCLLGREVREKLFDDVSALFHDLDNGMMPISVIFPYLPIPAHRRRDQARTRLAEIFATIIKSRKASGQSEEDMLQCFIDSKYKNGRQTTESEVTGLLIAALFAGQHTSSITSTWTGAYLLKFQQYFAEAVEEQKEVMKRHGDKIDHDILAEMDVLYRCIKEALRLHPPLIMLLRQSHSDFSVTTREGKEFDIPKGHIVATSPAFANRLPHIFKNPDSYDPDRFAAGREEDKVAGAFSYISFGGGRHGCLGEPFAYLQIKAIWTHLLRNFEFELVSPFPENDWNAMVVGIKGEVMVNYKRRKLVVDN; encoded by the exons ATGGATCTCCTCGCGGACGCGCAGCCCCAGTGGCTCCTCGCCGGCGCGGCGCTGCTGCTCGCCACCGTCGCCTTCCTCAGGGTCCTCCTCGGCTCCGGCCGCGGCGGCAGGCGGGCGCCGCCGACGATCCCGTGCGCGCCCGTCGTGGGCGGGCTGCTGCGGTTCCTGCGGGGCCCCATCCCGCTTATCCGGGCCGAGTACGCCCGCCTCGGCCCCGTCTTCACCGTCCCCATCCTCACCCGCCGCATCACCTTCCTCATCGGCCCCGACGTCTCGGCGCACTTCTTCAAGAGCAGCGAGTCCGACATGAGCCAGCAGGAGGTCTACCGCTTCAACGTCCCCACCTTCGGCCCCGGGGTCGTCTTCGACGTCGACTACCAGGTCAGGCAGGAGCAGTTCAGGTTCTTCACCGAGGCGCTCAGGGCCAACAAGCTCCGCAGCTACGTCGACCAGATGGTTGCCGAGGCCGAG GAGTACTTTTCTAAGTGGGGAGAAAGTGGCACTGTGGATCTGAAGTATGAATTGGAGCACCTCATAATACTGACTGCTAGCAGATGCTTGTTGGGAAGGGAGGTGCGAGAAAAGTTGTTTGATGATGTCTCTGCTCTCTTCCATGATCTTGACAATGGGATGATGCCAATCAGTGTCATCTTTCCCTACCTCCCAATCCCCGCACACCGCCGCCGTGACCAGGCACGGACACGTTTGGCGGAGATCTTCGCCACTATCATCAAGTCCCGCAAGGCCTCTGGACAGTCTGAGGAAGACATGCTGCAGTGCTTCATTGATTCCAAGTACAAGAATGGCCGCCAGACCACAGAAAGTGAGGTGACTGGGCTACTTATCGCAGCGCTATTTGCTGGACAGCACACTAGCTCCATCACCTCAACCTGGACTGGGGCCTACCTGCTTAAGTTCCAGCAGTACTTTGCAGAGGCTgtagaggagcagaaggaggtgaTGAAGAGGCATGGTGACAAGATTGATCATGACATCTTGGCAGAGATGGATGTCCTCTACCGGTGCATCAAGGAGGCGCTCCGGCTCCACCCACCGCTGATCATGTTGCTTCGCCAATCACACTCTGACTTCAGCGTGACCACGAGAGAGGGCAAAGAGTTTGATATCCCCAAGGGCCACATCGTCGCAACATCTCCCGCTTTCGCTAACAGGCTCCCCCATATCTTCAAGAACCCGGACTCGTATGACCCTGACCGGTTTGCGGCTGGGAGGGAGGAGGACAAGGTTGCGGGTGCCTTCTCGTACATCTCGTTTGGGGGTGGCAGGCACGGGTGCCTTGGTGAGCCCTTCGCATACCTGCAGATTAAGGCGATATGGACACACCTCCTGAGGAACTTTGAGTTCGAGCTGGTGTCTCCATTCCCCGAGAACGACTGGAACGCGATGGTCGTCGGCATCAAGGGCGAGGTGATGGTCAACTACAAGCGGCGGAAGCTCGTCGTCGACAACTAG